One region of Archocentrus centrarchus isolate MPI-CPG fArcCen1 chromosome 6, fArcCen1, whole genome shotgun sequence genomic DNA includes:
- the eea1 gene encoding early endosome antigen 1 isoform X2, with protein MLRRILQMTPGKGGSQNAESEQPSTDLNHDQTSEGFICPQCMKSHNSAEELFKHYELFHDTGDLPAHVAPTREDLTMLRQEVQDLHASLKEERWFSGELKKELDKVQGQLKQNDGQMSTEDSVLEKKLNEAETEKFNIKQMKDLFEQKAAQLATEIVDLKSRYDEEKSLREAADQRLAKLNEQLQEAKQDNERLQTELLQRPGIEDVEVLQKELVQVQTLMDRMTREREEESERLKNHYEQLQANYTTSEMTISQLKAELEKGPQEAAVYTQQIHELQSNLNNLQQQSQSLSEKLARKEKEYQEQEEHLGAEKTAKKEVQENLRERELEVQELQARATGAEASLHKAQTELTERGEEVAKLKSEIAEMEVKHAELKVERKQLEQQREEKESQGAQQQTEISQLHNKLLEAERQLGELQGRLKEQRQLSGEKLKDREQQAADLQLKLSRAEEQLKESASKSTDLQHQLEKAKQQHQELQALQQNTNGKLREAQNDLEQVLRQIGDKDQKIQNLEALLQKSKDTVSQLEAEREDLCAKIQAGEGETAVLNQLKEKNHALQEQVTQLTDKLKNQSESNKQAQDNLHKQVQEQKTLLRSAQDRAHTLEISVTELTTQLTESKEKVAQLDAQLKAKTELLLSAEAAKAAQKANLENSLESAQHALQDKQQELNKVQKNLEDHAQRLKERQEQCAQLESSLKECKDKLLASEQRIEQLEGFNKKLESQVGEVQSARDQGQQELQKLQTESSEVKKKAKELQRSLETEKAGATTLQEELKKKAGTLSEVQQKLAQSEQEITTLKANLEKVTQEGKAQHAELDRKAQSLAAELQKAQQEKEAQRKELAATQESLGKANKALKESQSQLDTERKNHKSAIEEKEKSNEKVRQELLKNNESTTKAMKESKEQLEQIREAEKKLKVQLTSLEQQHTKTQETLREKEKELENLRTQLKTTQGSLEEEIKKLKGQVTQLQETGVKKAEEESKLRAQVLGLSQELTSEKSRAAELQKALEQSKENITKLQSDFYGKESEVSALRQDLKASEEKLSMTQEELAANRTHQTGLEAQIQDLKTGRSSLEQELAKRDEKLQQQEQTLKELQKQKGQVKEELQKEKSAMEELNKAKSLLEKNNSRLTSELKALTEKSEKELGELQEAKQLLIQQKLELQAQVEAAQGALKQEQKEHQATKHSRSEREEQLLAQIRDVQDHLAAEKKAREEQVKRGEETEAKMGLQVTALNENVATLKREWQGSQRRVGELEKQTDELRGEIAVLEATVQNNQDERRALLERCVKGEGEIEKLQAKVVELRRKLDDTTAAMQELGRENQSLQIKQSQSLTRKWAEDHEVQNCMACGKGFTVTVRKHHCRHCGNIFCAECSSKNALTPSSKKPVRVCETCYEELQG; from the exons ATGCTCAGACGGATACTTCAAATG ACTCCTGGGAAGGGAGGGTCCCAGAATGCAGAGTCAGAGCAGCCCAGCACAGATCTTAACCACGATCAGACATCTGAG GGCTTCATCTGTCCTCAGTGCATGAAGTCTCACAACTCTGCAGAGGAGCTGTTCAAGCACTATGAGCTGTTCCATGACACCGGAGACCTCCCTGCCCATGTGGCCCCCACTAG GGAAGACCTTACAATGCTGCGGCAAGAGGTCCAGGACCTGCACGCTTCTCTTAAG gaGGAAAGATGGTTCTCTGGAGAGCTAAAAAAGGAGTTAGACAAAGTCCAAGGACAGCTGAAGCAA AACGATGGGCAGATGAGCACAGAGGATTCAG TCCTTGAAAAGAAGTTGAATGAagctgagacagagaagttCAACATCAAACAGATGAAAGACTTGTTTGAGCAGAAGGCTGCACAGCTGGCCACAGAGATAGTAG ATTTGAAGTCCCGTTATGATGAAGAGAAAAGTCTCAGGGAGGCTGCTGACCAGAGGCTAGCCAAATTGAATGAACAGCTGCAGGAAGCAAAGCAGGACAACGAGAGACTCCAAACAGAGCTG CTGCAGCGACCAGGCATTGAAGATGTAGAGGTTCTGCAGAAGGAGCTGGTACAGGTGCAGACACTGATGGACCGCATGACCcgtgagagagaggaagagtcAGAGCGCCTCAAAAACCATTACGAGCAACTGCAGGCTAATTACACTACCTCAGAG ATGACTATATCCCAACTAAAGGCAGAGCTGGagaagggtcctcaggaagCCGCTGTCTACACGCAGCAAATCCACGAGTTGCAGAGCAATTTGAATAACCTGCAGCAGCAAAGTCAG AGCCTGTCTGAAAAGCTTGCACGCAAGGAGAAGGAGTATCAAGAACAGGAGGAGCATCTGGGAGCTGAGAAAACTGCCAAGAAGGAAGTCCAAGAAAACCTGAGGGAGAGGGAATTAGAAGTACAAGAGCTGCAGGCTCGGGCCACAGGGGCTGAGGCGTCCCTGCACAAGGCCCAGACGGAGCTTACAGAGAGGGGTGAGGAGGTGGCAAAGTTGAAGAGTGAGATTGCAGAGATGGAGGTGAAGCATGCAGAACTAAAAGTTGAGAGGAAACAGTTGGAACAGCAGagggaagaaaaggaaagcCAAGGTGCTCAGCAGCAGACTGAGATCAGTCAG CTGCACAATAAACTGTTGGAGGCAGAGCGGCAGCTGGGTGAGTTGCAAGGTCGACTTAAAGAACAGAGGCAGCTGTCAGGGGAGAAACTCAAGGACCGCGAGCAACAAGCAGCCGACCTGCAGCTCAAACTCTCCCGTGCAGAGGAACAG TTGAAAGAGAGTGCCAGTAAGAGCACGGACCTGCAGCACCAGCTGGAGAAAGCCAAGCAACAGCACCAGGAGCTGCAGGCACTGCAGCAAAACACTAACGGCAAACTCCGTGAGGCGCAG AATGACCTGGAGCAGGTGTTGCGTCAGATTGGAGATAAAGACCAGAAGATCCAGAACCTGGAAGCTTTGCTTCAAAAGAGTAAAGACACAGTGAGCCAGCTGGAAGCCGAGAGGGAGGACTTGTGTGCCAAGATCCAGGCTGGGGAAGGAGAGACCGCTGTGCTTAACCAGCTTAAAGAGAAAAACCATGCACTACAAGAACAG GTAACACAGTTGACAGACAAGCTTAAGAACCAATCAGAGAGCAACAAGCAAGCACAGGATAATCTACACAAGCAGGTCCAGGAGCAGAAGACTCTGCTGCGCTCAGCCCAGGACCGAGCTCATACCCTGGAGATTTCAGTTACTGAACTCACCACCCAGCTCACAGAGAGCAAGGAAAAAGTGGCCCAGCTGGATGCCCAG ctgaagGCAAAGACAGAGCTGTTGCTCTCTGCAGAGGCAGCTAAGGCTGCACAGAAAGCAAACCTAGAGAACAGCCTGGAGTCTGCCCAACATGCCCTACAGGACAAGCAGCAG GAGCTGAATAAAGTTCAGAAGAACCTGGAGGATCATGCCCAAAGGCTCAAAGAGAGACAAGAGCAGTGCGCACAGCTCGAAAGCAGTCTGAAGGAATGCAAAGACAAGCTACTGGCTTCAGAACAGCGGATAGAGCAGTTGGAGGGGTTCAATAAG AAATTGGAGTCGCAGGTAGGGGAGGTGCAGTCTGCACGAGACCAGGGGCAGCAGGAGCTGCAGAAGCTGCAGACGGAAAGTTCAGAAGTTAAAAAGAAAGCCAAAGAGCTACAACGCTCACTCGAAACTGAGAAAGCGGG GGCTACAACTCTGCAGGAGGAGTTAAAGAAAAAGGCAGGTACATTGAGTGAAGTCCAGCAGAAGCTAGCACAGTCTGAGCAGGAGATTactactttgaaggcaaacctgGAAAAGGTGACCCAAGAGGGAAAAGCTCAGCATGCAGAGCTGGATAGAAAAGCTCAGAGTCTGGCAGCAGAGCTACAAAAGGCCCAACAGGAAAAAGAGGCTCAAAGGAAGGAGCTTGCAGCTACTCAGGAGAGTCTCGGAAAGGCTAATAAGGCACTGAAAGAAAGTCAGAGTCAACTGGACACTGAGAGGAAAAACCATAAATCAGCTATAGAGGAGAAG gaaaaatcaaatgaaaaagtAAGACAGGAGCTTCTGAAAAATAATGAGTCCACCACTAAGGCAATGAAAGAATCCAAAGAACAGCTGGAGCAGATTAGAGAG GCAGAGAAAAAGTTGAAAGTGCAGCTGACCTCATTagaacagcagcacacaaaGACTCAGGAGACACTGagggaaaaggagaaagagCTGGAGAATCTGCGGACACAACTAAAGACGACCCAGGGATCTTTGGAAGAGGAGATTAAGAAACTGAAGGGCCAAGTGACACAGCTACAGGAAACTGGTGTCAAGAAA GCAGAAGAGGAAAGTAAGCTGAGAGCACAGGTGTTGGGACTCAGCCAGGAGCTGACCTCTGAGAAGAGCcgagcagcagagctgcagaaggCCTTGGAGCAAAGCAAGGAAAACATCACTAAACTTCAGTCTGACTTTTATGGAAAAGAGTCTGAGGTTTCTGCCTTGCGTCAAGACCTCAAG GCATCAGAGGAGAAACTGAGCATGActcaggaggagctggctgctAATCGAACCCATCAGACAGGCTTAGAGGCCCAGATCCAGGACTTGAAAACAGGCCGGAGCTCACTGGAGCAGGAGCTCGCCAAACGGGACGAGAAGCTCCAACAGCAGGAGCAAACCCTGAAGGAATTGCAGAAGCAAAAG GGTCAAGTTAAGGAGGAGCTGCAGAAGGAGAAGAGCGCCATGGAAGAGCTGAACAAAGCAAAGAGCCTCCTGGAGAAGAACAACAGCAGACTGACTTCAGAGTTAAAAGCGCTAACAGAGAAGAGCGAGAAG GAGCTCGGTGAACTCCAGGAAGCCAAACAGCTGTTGATCCAGCAGAAACTTGAGCTGCAGGCTCAGGTGGAGGCAGCTCAGGGTGCTCTGAAGCAGGAGCAGAAAGAGCACCAGGCCACCAAGCACAGcaggagtgagagagaggagcAGCTTCTCGCTCAAATCAGGGATGTCCAGGATCATCTG GCAGCAGAGAAGAAGGCAAGAGAAGAGCAGGTGAAGCGTGGGGAGGAGACAGAAGCTAAGATGGGTTTACAGGTGACAGCTCTGAATGAGAACGTGGCCACGTTGAAGAGGGAATGgcaggggagccagcggagaGTCGGAGAACTCGAGAAACAGACAGATGAGCTGAGAGGAGAAATCGCTGTGCTGGAGGCCACCGTGCAGAACAACCAGGATGAGCGACGGGCTCTTTTGGAAAG gtgtgtgAAGGGTGAAGGCGAGATAGAGAAACTGCAGGCCAAAGTGGTGGAGCTCCGGAGGAAACTGGATGACACGACAGCTGCCATGCAGGAGCTCGGCAGAGAGAACCAGTCGCTTCAG ATCAAGCAGTCACAGAGTCTGACTAGAAAGTGGGCTGAGGATCACGAAGTGCAGAACTGCATGGCCTGTGGGAAAGGCTTCACTGTCACAGTCAGGAAG CACCACTGCAGACATTGTGGAAACATTTTCTGTGCGGAGTGTTCATCAAAGAACGCCCTCACTCCTTCCTCTAAAAAGCCAGTACGGGTGTGTGAGACGTGCTACGAGGAGCTCcaaggctga
- the eea1 gene encoding early endosome antigen 1 isoform X1 encodes MLRRILQMTPGKGGSQNAESEQPSTDLNHDQTSEGFICPQCMKSHNSAEELFKHYELFHDTGDLPAHVAPTREDLTMLRQEVQDLHASLKEERWFSGELKKELDKVQGQLKQNDGQMSTEDSVLEKKLNEAETEKFNIKQMKDLFEQKAAQLATEIVDLKSRYDEEKSLREAADQRLAKLNEQLQEAKQDNERLQTELLQRPGIEDVEVLQKELVQVQTLMDRMTREREEESERLKNHYEQLQANYTTSEIRKLEMTISQLKAELEKGPQEAAVYTQQIHELQSNLNNLQQQSQSLSEKLARKEKEYQEQEEHLGAEKTAKKEVQENLRERELEVQELQARATGAEASLHKAQTELTERGEEVAKLKSEIAEMEVKHAELKVERKQLEQQREEKESQGAQQQTEISQLHNKLLEAERQLGELQGRLKEQRQLSGEKLKDREQQAADLQLKLSRAEEQLKESASKSTDLQHQLEKAKQQHQELQALQQNTNGKLREAQNDLEQVLRQIGDKDQKIQNLEALLQKSKDTVSQLEAEREDLCAKIQAGEGETAVLNQLKEKNHALQEQVTQLTDKLKNQSESNKQAQDNLHKQVQEQKTLLRSAQDRAHTLEISVTELTTQLTESKEKVAQLDAQLKAKTELLLSAEAAKAAQKANLENSLESAQHALQDKQQELNKVQKNLEDHAQRLKERQEQCAQLESSLKECKDKLLASEQRIEQLEGFNKKLESQVGEVQSARDQGQQELQKLQTESSEVKKKAKELQRSLETEKAGATTLQEELKKKAGTLSEVQQKLAQSEQEITTLKANLEKVTQEGKAQHAELDRKAQSLAAELQKAQQEKEAQRKELAATQESLGKANKALKESQSQLDTERKNHKSAIEEKEKSNEKVRQELLKNNESTTKAMKESKEQLEQIREAEKKLKVQLTSLEQQHTKTQETLREKEKELENLRTQLKTTQGSLEEEIKKLKGQVTQLQETGVKKAEEESKLRAQVLGLSQELTSEKSRAAELQKALEQSKENITKLQSDFYGKESEVSALRQDLKASEEKLSMTQEELAANRTHQTGLEAQIQDLKTGRSSLEQELAKRDEKLQQQEQTLKELQKQKGQVKEELQKEKSAMEELNKAKSLLEKNNSRLTSELKALTEKSEKELGELQEAKQLLIQQKLELQAQVEAAQGALKQEQKEHQATKHSRSEREEQLLAQIRDVQDHLAAEKKAREEQVKRGEETEAKMGLQVTALNENVATLKREWQGSQRRVGELEKQTDELRGEIAVLEATVQNNQDERRALLERCVKGEGEIEKLQAKVVELRRKLDDTTAAMQELGRENQSLQIKQSQSLTRKWAEDHEVQNCMACGKGFTVTVRKHHCRHCGNIFCAECSSKNALTPSSKKPVRVCETCYEELQG; translated from the exons ATGCTCAGACGGATACTTCAAATG ACTCCTGGGAAGGGAGGGTCCCAGAATGCAGAGTCAGAGCAGCCCAGCACAGATCTTAACCACGATCAGACATCTGAG GGCTTCATCTGTCCTCAGTGCATGAAGTCTCACAACTCTGCAGAGGAGCTGTTCAAGCACTATGAGCTGTTCCATGACACCGGAGACCTCCCTGCCCATGTGGCCCCCACTAG GGAAGACCTTACAATGCTGCGGCAAGAGGTCCAGGACCTGCACGCTTCTCTTAAG gaGGAAAGATGGTTCTCTGGAGAGCTAAAAAAGGAGTTAGACAAAGTCCAAGGACAGCTGAAGCAA AACGATGGGCAGATGAGCACAGAGGATTCAG TCCTTGAAAAGAAGTTGAATGAagctgagacagagaagttCAACATCAAACAGATGAAAGACTTGTTTGAGCAGAAGGCTGCACAGCTGGCCACAGAGATAGTAG ATTTGAAGTCCCGTTATGATGAAGAGAAAAGTCTCAGGGAGGCTGCTGACCAGAGGCTAGCCAAATTGAATGAACAGCTGCAGGAAGCAAAGCAGGACAACGAGAGACTCCAAACAGAGCTG CTGCAGCGACCAGGCATTGAAGATGTAGAGGTTCTGCAGAAGGAGCTGGTACAGGTGCAGACACTGATGGACCGCATGACCcgtgagagagaggaagagtcAGAGCGCCTCAAAAACCATTACGAGCAACTGCAGGCTAATTACACTACCTCAGAG ATTCGTAAACTGGAG ATGACTATATCCCAACTAAAGGCAGAGCTGGagaagggtcctcaggaagCCGCTGTCTACACGCAGCAAATCCACGAGTTGCAGAGCAATTTGAATAACCTGCAGCAGCAAAGTCAG AGCCTGTCTGAAAAGCTTGCACGCAAGGAGAAGGAGTATCAAGAACAGGAGGAGCATCTGGGAGCTGAGAAAACTGCCAAGAAGGAAGTCCAAGAAAACCTGAGGGAGAGGGAATTAGAAGTACAAGAGCTGCAGGCTCGGGCCACAGGGGCTGAGGCGTCCCTGCACAAGGCCCAGACGGAGCTTACAGAGAGGGGTGAGGAGGTGGCAAAGTTGAAGAGTGAGATTGCAGAGATGGAGGTGAAGCATGCAGAACTAAAAGTTGAGAGGAAACAGTTGGAACAGCAGagggaagaaaaggaaagcCAAGGTGCTCAGCAGCAGACTGAGATCAGTCAG CTGCACAATAAACTGTTGGAGGCAGAGCGGCAGCTGGGTGAGTTGCAAGGTCGACTTAAAGAACAGAGGCAGCTGTCAGGGGAGAAACTCAAGGACCGCGAGCAACAAGCAGCCGACCTGCAGCTCAAACTCTCCCGTGCAGAGGAACAG TTGAAAGAGAGTGCCAGTAAGAGCACGGACCTGCAGCACCAGCTGGAGAAAGCCAAGCAACAGCACCAGGAGCTGCAGGCACTGCAGCAAAACACTAACGGCAAACTCCGTGAGGCGCAG AATGACCTGGAGCAGGTGTTGCGTCAGATTGGAGATAAAGACCAGAAGATCCAGAACCTGGAAGCTTTGCTTCAAAAGAGTAAAGACACAGTGAGCCAGCTGGAAGCCGAGAGGGAGGACTTGTGTGCCAAGATCCAGGCTGGGGAAGGAGAGACCGCTGTGCTTAACCAGCTTAAAGAGAAAAACCATGCACTACAAGAACAG GTAACACAGTTGACAGACAAGCTTAAGAACCAATCAGAGAGCAACAAGCAAGCACAGGATAATCTACACAAGCAGGTCCAGGAGCAGAAGACTCTGCTGCGCTCAGCCCAGGACCGAGCTCATACCCTGGAGATTTCAGTTACTGAACTCACCACCCAGCTCACAGAGAGCAAGGAAAAAGTGGCCCAGCTGGATGCCCAG ctgaagGCAAAGACAGAGCTGTTGCTCTCTGCAGAGGCAGCTAAGGCTGCACAGAAAGCAAACCTAGAGAACAGCCTGGAGTCTGCCCAACATGCCCTACAGGACAAGCAGCAG GAGCTGAATAAAGTTCAGAAGAACCTGGAGGATCATGCCCAAAGGCTCAAAGAGAGACAAGAGCAGTGCGCACAGCTCGAAAGCAGTCTGAAGGAATGCAAAGACAAGCTACTGGCTTCAGAACAGCGGATAGAGCAGTTGGAGGGGTTCAATAAG AAATTGGAGTCGCAGGTAGGGGAGGTGCAGTCTGCACGAGACCAGGGGCAGCAGGAGCTGCAGAAGCTGCAGACGGAAAGTTCAGAAGTTAAAAAGAAAGCCAAAGAGCTACAACGCTCACTCGAAACTGAGAAAGCGGG GGCTACAACTCTGCAGGAGGAGTTAAAGAAAAAGGCAGGTACATTGAGTGAAGTCCAGCAGAAGCTAGCACAGTCTGAGCAGGAGATTactactttgaaggcaaacctgGAAAAGGTGACCCAAGAGGGAAAAGCTCAGCATGCAGAGCTGGATAGAAAAGCTCAGAGTCTGGCAGCAGAGCTACAAAAGGCCCAACAGGAAAAAGAGGCTCAAAGGAAGGAGCTTGCAGCTACTCAGGAGAGTCTCGGAAAGGCTAATAAGGCACTGAAAGAAAGTCAGAGTCAACTGGACACTGAGAGGAAAAACCATAAATCAGCTATAGAGGAGAAG gaaaaatcaaatgaaaaagtAAGACAGGAGCTTCTGAAAAATAATGAGTCCACCACTAAGGCAATGAAAGAATCCAAAGAACAGCTGGAGCAGATTAGAGAG GCAGAGAAAAAGTTGAAAGTGCAGCTGACCTCATTagaacagcagcacacaaaGACTCAGGAGACACTGagggaaaaggagaaagagCTGGAGAATCTGCGGACACAACTAAAGACGACCCAGGGATCTTTGGAAGAGGAGATTAAGAAACTGAAGGGCCAAGTGACACAGCTACAGGAAACTGGTGTCAAGAAA GCAGAAGAGGAAAGTAAGCTGAGAGCACAGGTGTTGGGACTCAGCCAGGAGCTGACCTCTGAGAAGAGCcgagcagcagagctgcagaaggCCTTGGAGCAAAGCAAGGAAAACATCACTAAACTTCAGTCTGACTTTTATGGAAAAGAGTCTGAGGTTTCTGCCTTGCGTCAAGACCTCAAG GCATCAGAGGAGAAACTGAGCATGActcaggaggagctggctgctAATCGAACCCATCAGACAGGCTTAGAGGCCCAGATCCAGGACTTGAAAACAGGCCGGAGCTCACTGGAGCAGGAGCTCGCCAAACGGGACGAGAAGCTCCAACAGCAGGAGCAAACCCTGAAGGAATTGCAGAAGCAAAAG GGTCAAGTTAAGGAGGAGCTGCAGAAGGAGAAGAGCGCCATGGAAGAGCTGAACAAAGCAAAGAGCCTCCTGGAGAAGAACAACAGCAGACTGACTTCAGAGTTAAAAGCGCTAACAGAGAAGAGCGAGAAG GAGCTCGGTGAACTCCAGGAAGCCAAACAGCTGTTGATCCAGCAGAAACTTGAGCTGCAGGCTCAGGTGGAGGCAGCTCAGGGTGCTCTGAAGCAGGAGCAGAAAGAGCACCAGGCCACCAAGCACAGcaggagtgagagagaggagcAGCTTCTCGCTCAAATCAGGGATGTCCAGGATCATCTG GCAGCAGAGAAGAAGGCAAGAGAAGAGCAGGTGAAGCGTGGGGAGGAGACAGAAGCTAAGATGGGTTTACAGGTGACAGCTCTGAATGAGAACGTGGCCACGTTGAAGAGGGAATGgcaggggagccagcggagaGTCGGAGAACTCGAGAAACAGACAGATGAGCTGAGAGGAGAAATCGCTGTGCTGGAGGCCACCGTGCAGAACAACCAGGATGAGCGACGGGCTCTTTTGGAAAG gtgtgtgAAGGGTGAAGGCGAGATAGAGAAACTGCAGGCCAAAGTGGTGGAGCTCCGGAGGAAACTGGATGACACGACAGCTGCCATGCAGGAGCTCGGCAGAGAGAACCAGTCGCTTCAG ATCAAGCAGTCACAGAGTCTGACTAGAAAGTGGGCTGAGGATCACGAAGTGCAGAACTGCATGGCCTGTGGGAAAGGCTTCACTGTCACAGTCAGGAAG CACCACTGCAGACATTGTGGAAACATTTTCTGTGCGGAGTGTTCATCAAAGAACGCCCTCACTCCTTCCTCTAAAAAGCCAGTACGGGTGTGTGAGACGTGCTACGAGGAGCTCcaaggctga
- the nudt4a gene encoding nudix (nucleoside diphosphate linked moiety X)-type motif 4a isoform X1, translating to MMKFKPNQTRTYDVEGFKRRAACLCFRDETEDEVLLVSSSRHPDQWIVPGGGMEPDEEPCGAAVREVYEEAGVKGKLGRLLGIFEHNQDRKHRTYVYTLIVTETLEDWEDSVNIGRKRKWFKVDEAIRVLQSHKPVHAEYLRRLEGTCNPTCTPVCDPANGNALSSRMTADDAPRYVVCSTHCSDLVSR from the exons ATGATGAAGTTTAAGCCCAACCAGACCAGGACGTACGACGTCGAGGGGTTCAAGAGGAGAGCAGCGTGTCTGTGTTTCCGAGACGAAACCGAGGACGAG GTGCTACTGGTGAGCAGCAGTCGGCATCCAGACCAGTGGATCGTGCCAGGAGGAGGAATGGAGCCTGATGAGGAGCCCTGTGGAGCTGCCGTCAGGGAGGTGTATGAAGAG GCTGGTGTAAAGGGAAAGCTTGGCAGACTACTTGGAATTTTTGAG CACAATCAAGACAGAAAGCACAGGACTTATGTCTACACTCTCATAGTGACGGAGACACTGGAAGACTGGGAGGACTCTGTCAACATTG GAAGGAAGAGGAAGTGGTTCAAGGTTGATGAAGCCATCAGGGTGCTGCAGAGCCACAAGCCTGTCCATGCAGAGTACTTACGCAGACTCGAGGGCACCTGTAATCCCACCTGCACTCCTGTATGTGACCCAGCTAATGGCAATGCCCTGAGCTCCCGCATGACGGCTGACGACGCACCTCGCTATGTCGTTTGCTCCACACACTGCTCAGACCTAGTCAGCAGATAg
- the nudt4a gene encoding nudix (nucleoside diphosphate linked moiety X)-type motif 4a isoform X2, producing the protein MQQVLLVSSSRHPDQWIVPGGGMEPDEEPCGAAVREVYEEAGVKGKLGRLLGIFEHNQDRKHRTYVYTLIVTETLEDWEDSVNIGRKRKWFKVDEAIRVLQSHKPVHAEYLRRLEGTCNPTCTPVCDPANGNALSSRMTADDAPRYVVCSTHCSDLVSR; encoded by the exons ATGCAACAG GTGCTACTGGTGAGCAGCAGTCGGCATCCAGACCAGTGGATCGTGCCAGGAGGAGGAATGGAGCCTGATGAGGAGCCCTGTGGAGCTGCCGTCAGGGAGGTGTATGAAGAG GCTGGTGTAAAGGGAAAGCTTGGCAGACTACTTGGAATTTTTGAG CACAATCAAGACAGAAAGCACAGGACTTATGTCTACACTCTCATAGTGACGGAGACACTGGAAGACTGGGAGGACTCTGTCAACATTG GAAGGAAGAGGAAGTGGTTCAAGGTTGATGAAGCCATCAGGGTGCTGCAGAGCCACAAGCCTGTCCATGCAGAGTACTTACGCAGACTCGAGGGCACCTGTAATCCCACCTGCACTCCTGTATGTGACCCAGCTAATGGCAATGCCCTGAGCTCCCGCATGACGGCTGACGACGCACCTCGCTATGTCGTTTGCTCCACACACTGCTCAGACCTAGTCAGCAGATAg